Part of the Pirellulales bacterium genome, TGCAACTGCGGCGACATTAGTGCGTCGCGCAGCGAGCCAGCCGCATCTCGGGTACGTGCTTCAATCGGTGGCGGATGGAGCACCACCGTCCGATCATGCGCTCACCGCGGTTGGACTCGAGGCGATCCAGGTCATCCGCAAGGCGGCGAGGCTGATGCAGACCGAGGTCCGGCTCGCCGCTCAACAACACGATGCCCCCCGCGCTCTTGCGAGCCTCGAGGCGTTGCTACAGATGGCCGATCACTGCCGGCCGGAACGGGCATGCCTCGTCGAGCAGTTGGTCGCTATGCACATCGAACTGCTCACGTCTACGGTCGTTAGCGAACTCCTGGCGACAAATGGTGAGGTCTTCTCGCCCGAGCAACTGCGCGACCTGGCCCACGGCCTGGCAGCCCATGCGGAACATCATCGGACGCCCTGCGACATGCGATTCGAACGCGCCGTGATGCTCGATTTGCTCGACCGCTGCTACAGCGCCGACGGCCACATGACGGCCGAGGGCATGCGCATGATCAATCGGTTGAGCGCTGATGCTCTTTCGAAATCCTATGGACTCGGCTCGGAGCAGAATTCGGGAGTGCTCAGTCGCGCAGGCACCGAGCTCACCACAGCGACCTTGGGCCTGATGATCGCCGACCGCGATCAACAAGTGGCCGTCATCGATCGATTCTTCGACTTGCTCGCACGCGACGTACAGTCGCCGCCCTGGCAATGGGAGGAACCGCAATCACAGCGTTATATCCAACAGATCGCACACGACTCCGTACCGCGTCTCCGGTATGTGATCCCGGTCCTGATGTTGCCCGCGATTGTATGGGTTGAAAGAACGCGCGTGCGAACGGCCCAGGAAGCCGATGCCACCGTGACGGCCATTGCATTGGAGCTCTACCGCCGTGAGCATGGTGCCTGGCCGACGACGTTGGCCGAGTTGACGCCGGGGTTGCTGCCGCAGCTTCCGGTTGATCAATGCGACGGCCAACCCTTGCGCTACCTCGTGCGAAACGGTCGCCCACTGCTATACAGCCTCGGCGGAAACTTTGTCGACGACGGCGGTCGGCAAACACAACGACAAACCTTTGTTGACTACTTTGGCCGAGAGGAGATTCTTTCGGGCAAACGCCGGTCCACCAAAATGGAAACCGGCGACTGGGTCCTCTGGCCGCCGACCGATTCGTTCTGAGGCGGCATCTGCCCGCTACTGCGACGAAATGTGCCCAGTATCCAGCAGGGCCGCGGGCAATCGCGGTTGGCCGGGGTGGCGGATAGCGGCTAGGATGAAACCCGCTGGCTAGGCTTTCTGCTTTGCCACGCCGCATCCGTAGTGATTTTCCCGAGCCCCGTGCGGAGCCGCGCGTCCCATGGTCGATGCCGCCAATCGGTCGAATCCCAGCCAGAATCCGCTTGCCGATCTCCACGAATGGGACGACGACGTCAAGCGCCGCTATCCCGAGCCAGCCGCTGGCGGCGATGCGCCGTTCAACCCGACTGACCCAAACAAGACGCAGGAGCAGTTCCGCGATTATCGCGCCGAGGCCCGCGCCAGCGTCAAGGAGTTCTACCGGCTCAACCATACTCACCAGACGCTCGATTTCGTCCGCGGGAAGCGAGCCGAGTACCTTCCGCTGCGGAAAAAGCGGATGGGTGTTTGGGAGGCGATGGAGTTTCTCAACACGCTGGTCGACGACAGCGACCCCGACACCGATCTGCCGCAGATCGAGCATGCGATGCAAACCGCCGAGGCGATTCGCGCCGACGGTCACCCGCGGTGGTTCGTGCTGGCCGGCCTGATTCACGACCTGGGCAAGGTTTTGTGCCTGTTCGGCGAGCCGCAATGGGCCGTCGTCGGCGACACCTTTCCCGTCGGCTGCGCGTTCAGCGACAAGATTGTCTTTCCCGAGTTCTTCGCGGCGAATCCTGATTCGCAGGTGGCCGAGTACAAGACGGCCTGCGGCATCTACGAGCCGGGCTGCGGGCTGGACCGGGTGCTGCTGTCCTGGGGACACGACGAGTATCTCTTCCAGGTGACGAAGGACTATCTGCCTGAGCCGGCGCAGTACATGCTTCGGTACCACTCGTTCTACCCGCAGCACCGCGAGCAGGCATACGATCATCTGCTCAACGATCATGACCGCGAGATGTTCGCCTGGGTGCGGGCATTCAATCCCTATGACCTGTACACGAAGGCCAAGGAGCGCCCCGACCAGGCGCGTCTGCGGCCGTTCTACCAAGAGCTGATCGCCGAATACTTCCCGGCCGAAATTGCCTGGTAGGGCCGCGTCGTGGCAGAAATCCCGCGCTATCGCGAACTATTGACGGCGCTGCGCACGTCGTTTCCCCAGCCGGTTTCCGACCCAGTCCACGACGCCTATTTCGTGTTCACGATTTTCAAGGCGCTCGACCAGGTCGACTCGCTGAAATCGCAGGCCCCGATCCTCGGCCGTGCGATCGAGCCCGATTGGGCCGGGGCTCGCACGCCCACCACGCCGCAGGCAGGCCGCCCGGTCGAGGCAGTCATCCCCGAGCTGGTGAAATACCTCGAGGGAATGTTCATCCCGGGTCATCCTCGGTTCCAGATGAACGTGGTGCC contains:
- a CDS encoding inositol oxygenase, translating into MVDAANRSNPSQNPLADLHEWDDDVKRRYPEPAAGGDAPFNPTDPNKTQEQFRDYRAEARASVKEFYRLNHTHQTLDFVRGKRAEYLPLRKKRMGVWEAMEFLNTLVDDSDPDTDLPQIEHAMQTAEAIRADGHPRWFVLAGLIHDLGKVLCLFGEPQWAVVGDTFPVGCAFSDKIVFPEFFAANPDSQVAEYKTACGIYEPGCGLDRVLLSWGHDEYLFQVTKDYLPEPAQYMLRYHSFYPQHREQAYDHLLNDHDREMFAWVRAFNPYDLYTKAKERPDQARLRPFYQELIAEYFPAEIAW